Proteins co-encoded in one Opitutus terrae PB90-1 genomic window:
- a CDS encoding ABC transporter ATP-binding protein yields the protein MISLRNVNRVYPLKGGPFYALRDINLDIQEGDFLSIMGPSGSGKSTLLHILGLHDSAWDGEYYLLGEPVHKLDKKKRFDLQKKHIGFVFQSYHLLDDLTVYENLEIPLSYRDTPKKDRDSIVCDALDRFHIVGKKDLYPNQLSGGQQQLVGVARALVAKPALILADEPTGNLHSDQGREIMQLFKKLNQENGVTIVQVTHSVENASYGSRVVRLADGMIVK from the coding sequence ATGATCTCTCTTCGCAACGTCAATCGCGTCTATCCCCTCAAAGGCGGCCCGTTCTACGCCCTTCGCGACATCAACCTCGATATTCAGGAAGGCGATTTCCTTTCCATCATGGGCCCGTCGGGTTCGGGCAAGTCGACGCTGCTCCACATCCTCGGACTTCACGACAGCGCTTGGGACGGCGAGTATTACCTGCTCGGCGAACCCGTCCACAAGCTGGACAAGAAAAAGCGCTTTGACCTGCAGAAGAAACACATCGGGTTCGTGTTTCAGAGCTACCATCTCCTCGACGATCTCACCGTCTACGAAAACCTCGAGATCCCGCTGTCCTATCGCGACACGCCGAAGAAGGACCGCGACAGCATCGTCTGCGATGCGCTCGATCGCTTCCACATCGTCGGCAAGAAAGACCTGTATCCGAACCAGCTTTCCGGCGGACAACAGCAGCTCGTCGGCGTCGCCCGCGCGCTGGTCGCCAAGCCGGCGCTGATCCTCGCCGACGAGCCGACGGGCAATCTCCACTCCGACCAGGGCCGCGAAATCATGCAGCTGTTCAAGAAGCTCAACCAGGAGAACGGCGTCACCATCGTCCAGGTCACGCATTCGGTGGAAAACGCTTCCTACGGCAGCCGGGTCGTGCGGCTCGCCGACGGCATGATCGTGAAGTGA
- a CDS encoding nucleoside hydrolase has product MRRFPFIRVIACAILLTSWLSPVFAAPPAGAKLPIPVVFHTDIGTDIDDTWALAQLLRSPELDLKLVLVDTNDTRYRAKVAARLLEIAGRTDVPIGLGVASPMREQEQNQLPWVRDYDLTAYRGRVLDDGVGALIELVMNSPEPVSVVSVGAVPALARAIEREPKLASRARFVGMHGSVDIGYGGGPVVAEANVKVDPAALRAVLAAPWQDVLLTPLDTCGNVDLDGANYHAVWCATADPLLRAVIEGYCVFAPRVTWMKCDFFTQRSTTLFDCVAVYLAYSEDLVETETVRIKVTDDGFTVRDPAGPSARVALRWKDHAGFESHLAHRLLQQR; this is encoded by the coding sequence ATGCGCCGTTTCCCCTTCATCCGTGTGATCGCGTGCGCGATCCTGTTGACCAGTTGGCTCAGCCCCGTCTTCGCCGCTCCGCCAGCGGGCGCGAAGTTGCCGATCCCGGTCGTATTCCACACCGATATCGGCACCGACATTGACGACACCTGGGCCCTCGCCCAGCTGCTGCGCTCGCCCGAGCTCGACTTGAAGCTCGTGCTCGTCGACACGAACGACACGCGTTATCGCGCGAAAGTCGCCGCGCGGTTGCTCGAGATCGCCGGTCGCACGGACGTGCCGATCGGCCTCGGCGTGGCGAGCCCCATGCGCGAGCAGGAGCAGAACCAGCTGCCATGGGTGCGTGACTACGATCTCACGGCCTATCGCGGCCGCGTACTCGACGACGGCGTGGGCGCACTGATCGAGCTCGTGATGAACTCGCCGGAGCCGGTGAGCGTTGTCTCGGTGGGCGCGGTGCCGGCACTCGCTCGCGCCATTGAGCGTGAGCCGAAACTTGCGTCGCGCGCGCGGTTCGTCGGCATGCACGGCAGCGTCGACATCGGCTACGGCGGCGGCCCCGTGGTGGCCGAGGCCAACGTGAAGGTGGATCCGGCGGCGCTGCGGGCCGTGCTCGCGGCCCCGTGGCAGGACGTGCTGCTGACGCCGCTCGACACGTGCGGCAACGTCGATCTCGACGGCGCCAACTACCACGCGGTCTGGTGCGCCACCGCGGATCCCCTCCTCCGCGCCGTGATCGAAGGCTACTGCGTGTTCGCGCCGCGCGTGACGTGGATGAAGTGCGACTTCTTCACCCAGCGGTCGACCACGCTCTTCGACTGCGTGGCGGTGTACCTCGCCTACTCCGAGGATTTGGTCGAAACCGAAACCGTGCGGATCAAGGTCACGGACGACGGCTTCACCGTACGCGATCCGGCCGGCCCGAGCGCGCGCGTCGCGCTGCGTTGGAAGGACCACGCCGGGTTCGAGTCACATCTCGCCCACCGGCTGTTGCAGCAACGGTGA
- a CDS encoding TolC family protein, with product MTFRLRLLLPLLAVLLAATGARAEIKLTLDEAIRLALEKNPQIKVDAYDRPIARADWLAELGRFDPALTFRRSYSESNTPSYGPATLSDLYQSDEYSLGLEGTTPWGLSYRIGGTASNERRAIDPDAFATFGGIQVTQPLLRGFGFGANLRGVRIARANRGIADWTFRQSAIDTVTAVIGAYSDVSYAQNLLRITRRSRELSSGLVAENERRFKVGSMSENDVVQARARSAARDQAILYAEQAVRDSVNRLRQLIGETEFPIEPENIVVEPPEIVDEPTISLQEDLKIAFEKRPDYQAARLGVDIYRVNHVYARNQLLPQLDFVGSYGYRGLDTDFGVSRRMVRDRENRAYSAGVVVSVPLTFTEGRGRLRSARLKLRQSEADLDRLEQDIAVSVASAAGQIDTARRRVAANRAAYELAKQALDDELKKLRAGTSSTFFVLNIQEQLAAVESNLYQSLADQRRAHANYDRAIGRTLDVHHVTLAKE from the coding sequence ATGACGTTTCGCCTCCGGCTCCTCCTGCCTCTTCTTGCTGTGCTGCTCGCCGCGACCGGTGCTCGCGCCGAGATCAAGCTCACGCTCGATGAGGCCATCCGGCTCGCGCTGGAGAAAAATCCACAGATCAAGGTGGACGCCTACGATCGCCCGATCGCGCGCGCCGATTGGTTGGCCGAGCTTGGCCGCTTCGATCCGGCGCTGACCTTCCGCCGCAGCTATTCCGAGAGCAACACGCCGTCCTACGGACCCGCGACGTTGAGCGATCTTTACCAGAGCGACGAATACAGCCTCGGACTTGAAGGCACCACGCCCTGGGGCCTGAGCTACCGGATCGGCGGCACGGCCAGCAACGAGCGCCGCGCAATCGATCCCGACGCGTTCGCCACGTTCGGCGGCATTCAGGTCACGCAGCCCTTGCTCCGCGGCTTCGGTTTTGGCGCGAATCTTCGCGGCGTGCGGATCGCGCGCGCCAACCGCGGGATCGCCGATTGGACGTTCCGCCAGAGCGCCATCGACACCGTCACCGCGGTGATCGGAGCCTACAGCGACGTGTCGTATGCGCAGAACCTCCTGCGGATCACCCGCCGCTCACGCGAATTGTCCTCCGGGCTGGTCGCGGAAAACGAGCGTCGGTTCAAGGTCGGCAGCATGTCGGAGAACGACGTCGTCCAGGCTCGGGCCCGCAGCGCCGCGCGCGACCAGGCGATCCTTTACGCCGAGCAGGCCGTGCGCGACAGCGTGAACCGGCTCCGCCAGCTGATCGGCGAGACCGAGTTTCCCATCGAGCCGGAGAACATCGTCGTCGAGCCGCCGGAGATCGTCGACGAACCCACCATCTCGCTGCAGGAGGACCTGAAGATCGCGTTCGAAAAGCGGCCCGACTATCAGGCGGCGCGGCTCGGGGTGGACATTTACCGCGTCAATCACGTCTACGCGCGCAACCAGTTGCTGCCGCAGCTGGATTTCGTGGGCAGCTACGGTTACCGCGGATTGGATACCGACTTTGGTGTCAGCCGTCGGATGGTGCGCGATCGGGAAAATCGCGCCTACTCGGCCGGCGTCGTGGTCAGCGTGCCGCTCACGTTCACCGAAGGCCGCGGGCGATTGCGCTCGGCCCGGCTGAAGCTGCGGCAGAGCGAAGCCGATCTCGATCGGCTCGAACAGGACATCGCCGTCTCGGTCGCCAGCGCGGCCGGCCAGATCGACACGGCGCGCCGTCGCGTCGCCGCCAATCGCGCCGCGTACGAGCTCGCGAAGCAGGCGCTCGACGACGAGCTGAAGAAGCTCCGCGCCGGCACCAGCAGCACGTTCTTCGTGCTCAATATCCAGGAGCAACTCGCCGCGGTGGAGAGCAATCTCTACCAGTCGCTCGCCGATCAGCGCCGGGCACACGCGAACTACGATCGCGCGATTGGCCGCACGCTCGACGTGCACCACGTCACGCTCGCGAAGGAATAA